From a single Planctomycetota bacterium genomic region:
- a CDS encoding oxidoreductase, producing MPQLPWLELAILLPLVGALYVGRLRDSYLARKWCLVFSGVTLLFTVALWHEFHSVLLDGVEPGRPGVLHMMFGRTIFGIDRFSAPLLPLAALLYSLMSLTTLRTKIRRFSFAWSLFSEAVVLATLGCREPWGIIALLAIGAIPPYLELKARNQSARVYLIYMLSFVVLLIVGWAVVELDGPHRLHSLAVVIPILVAVFIRCGIFPFHSWMTDLFEKATFGTALLYVTPITGAYAAVRLMVPVAPDQVLRSIGLLSLVTAVYAAGMALVQREGRRFFCYLFISHSAFVLMGLEMVSLQLDSGTMHGLTGALCLWLSLGMSLGGFGLTLRALEARRGRLQLIEHQGLYEHTPALAICFMLTGLASVGFPGTLGFVGTELLVDSAVEIYPHVGLAVVIAAALNGIAVVKAYFLLFTGKHHVSSVWLGIGAREKFAVLFVAALLLIGGLLPQGNVESRHAAAEELINQRRVNIRLKPEVEKPEPPHLGHRATAHQPAE from the coding sequence ATGCCCCAATTGCCCTGGCTTGAACTTGCGATTCTGTTGCCGCTCGTCGGCGCCCTGTACGTGGGGCGCCTGCGGGATTCGTACCTGGCGCGAAAGTGGTGCCTGGTCTTTTCGGGTGTCACCCTGCTGTTCACGGTCGCCCTGTGGCACGAGTTCCACTCCGTGTTGCTCGACGGCGTCGAGCCGGGGCGGCCGGGCGTGTTGCACATGATGTTCGGTCGCACCATTTTCGGCATCGACCGATTCAGCGCGCCGCTGCTGCCGCTGGCGGCGCTGCTTTATTCGTTGATGTCGTTGACCACGTTGCGGACCAAGATTCGCCGTTTTTCCTTTGCCTGGAGCTTGTTTTCCGAGGCGGTGGTGCTGGCCACCCTGGGCTGTCGGGAGCCGTGGGGGATCATCGCCCTGTTGGCCATCGGCGCGATTCCGCCCTACCTCGAATTGAAAGCCCGCAATCAGTCGGCGCGCGTCTATTTGATTTACATGCTGTCGTTCGTGGTGCTGTTGATCGTCGGCTGGGCCGTGGTTGAACTCGATGGCCCTCACCGGCTGCACTCGCTGGCCGTGGTGATTCCGATTCTGGTGGCCGTGTTCATCCGTTGCGGCATCTTCCCGTTCCATTCCTGGATGACCGACCTGTTCGAGAAGGCCACGTTTGGCACCGCCCTGCTCTACGTCACGCCGATCACCGGCGCGTATGCCGCCGTGCGGTTGATGGTGCCGGTGGCGCCCGACCAGGTGCTGCGCAGCATCGGGTTGTTGTCATTGGTCACCGCCGTTTACGCTGCCGGCATGGCGCTGGTCCAGCGCGAAGGGCGGCGGTTCTTCTGCTATCTGTTCATCAGCCATTCGGCCTTCGTGCTGATGGGGCTGGAAATGGTCTCGTTGCAACTCGACTCGGGCACCATGCACGGGTTGACCGGGGCGCTCTGCTTGTGGCTATCGTTGGGGATGTCGTTGGGCGGATTCGGTCTGACCCTGCGAGCGCTCGAAGCCCGCCGCGGTCGACTGCAACTGATCGAGCACCAAGGACTTTACGAACACACGCCCGCGCTGGCGATTTGTTTCATGCTCACCGGGCTGGCCAGCGTCGGCTTCCCGGGCACGCTGGGCTTTGTCGGCACCGAGTTGCTGGTCGATAGCGCGGTCGAGATCTATCCGCACGTCGGACTGGCGGTGGTGATTGCCGCGGCCCTGAACGGCATTGCCGTCGTCAAGGCGTACTTCCTGCTCTTCACCGGCAAGCATCACGTCTCGTCGGTCTGGTTGGGCATCGGCGCTCGCGAGAAGTTCGCGGTGTTGTTCGTGGCCGCGCTGTTGCTGATTGGCGGTCTGTTGCCACAAGGCAACGTCGAATCGCGTCACGCGGCGGCCGAGGAACTGATCAATCAGCGCCGTGTCAACATCCGCCTCAAGCCCGAAGTCGAAAAGCCCGAGCCGCCTCACTTGGGACATCGCGCGACGGCCCATCAACCGGCCGAATAA
- a CDS encoding substrate-binding domain-containing protein, protein MLRRRAGYRASCDCVATALVAILGVVITGCGSHGGEPATRKLSDSATPLKRGTIGVSVLTLTNPFFKTIADTITAEAAKQGYEVIALSGELDVQNQARQIDDFIVHQVVAIVLCPCDSRSITPALQKAAAAGIPVFTADIACLSPDSRVISHIATDNYGGGKQAGDAMIEALGPAGGKVVILDFKQAESCQLRVKGFREVIDRHNVKHPESRIAIVAELPGDGQKDKGYRTAEDTLQAHTDLAGIFAINDPSALGARAAVEKADKARQVKIIGFDGQADGKLAIRDGKIYADPIQFPERIGAMAVESVVRYFRGDELPREQLIPTALYRQADGKADQTLPKN, encoded by the coding sequence ATGTTACGCCGCCGGGCCGGTTATCGAGCCTCTTGCGACTGCGTCGCCACAGCGCTGGTCGCAATTCTGGGAGTTGTCATTACAGGTTGCGGTTCGCACGGCGGCGAGCCCGCCACGCGCAAGCTGTCGGACAGCGCGACGCCCTTGAAACGCGGCACGATCGGCGTCTCGGTCCTCACGCTTACGAATCCGTTCTTCAAAACGATCGCCGATACCATCACCGCCGAGGCCGCCAAGCAAGGTTACGAAGTGATCGCGCTGAGCGGCGAGCTTGATGTGCAAAACCAGGCCCGGCAGATCGATGACTTCATCGTGCATCAGGTGGTGGCTATCGTGTTGTGCCCCTGCGATTCGCGCAGCATCACGCCAGCCTTGCAGAAAGCGGCGGCGGCGGGCATCCCGGTCTTTACGGCCGATATTGCCTGTCTGTCGCCGGATTCGCGCGTGATCTCGCACATTGCCACTGACAATTATGGCGGCGGCAAGCAAGCCGGCGACGCCATGATCGAGGCGCTCGGCCCCGCCGGCGGCAAAGTGGTGATCCTCGACTTCAAGCAGGCCGAGTCGTGCCAGTTGCGCGTGAAGGGCTTCCGCGAGGTGATCGACCGGCACAATGTCAAACATCCCGAGTCGCGGATCGCGATCGTGGCCGAGCTGCCCGGCGACGGTCAAAAAGACAAGGGCTATCGTACTGCCGAAGATACCTTGCAGGCGCATACCGACCTGGCCGGCATCTTTGCCATCAACGATCCGTCGGCCCTGGGGGCCCGTGCCGCCGTCGAGAAGGCCGACAAGGCGCGGCAGGTCAAAATCATCGGCTTCGACGGCCAGGCCGATGGCAAGTTGGCGATCCGCGATGGCAAGATTTACGCCGATCCCATCCAGTTTCCCGAGCGCATCGGCGCCATGGCCGTCGAGAGCGTGGTCCGTTACTTCCGCGGCGATGAACTGCCGCGCGAGCAATTGATCCCGACCGCCTTGTATCGCCAGGCCGATGGCAAGGCGGACCAGACGTTGCCCAAAAATTGA
- a CDS encoding aldose 1-epimerase family protein — translation MQRHAWGIVVLGLAGLLLPEVASAAEEAEHRVLTSTRDGKYVEAFEFTNRDTAYGGDKPWSIRKTMLHGGKQAGVELLTIDNGVLKITLIPTRGMSILDVRRGNLRLGWNSPVKEVVHPKFIDLESRGGLGWLEGFNEWMVRCGLEFAGHPGRDVFVDNTGATSEMTLTLHGKIGNIPASEVEVLVDRAPPHRLRVRGTVNERCFFGPKLELVTEVSTEPGSDTFRIDDAVTNHGSGSQEFQLIYHVNYGAPLLERGATVVAALDRVAPMNDNAAKAIDGFATYAGPTPGFVEQVYLAHPRADSNGRTMAMLRNAAGDQAASMAWSVTELPYLTIWKNTAAAADGYVTGLEPATGFPFNRGVERKAGRLPKLAAGETRRFKIDCGWHVGSAAVQGAARQIAAIAGSAETVVERTPPALK, via the coding sequence ATGCAACGCCACGCCTGGGGGATCGTCGTATTGGGCCTGGCCGGCTTGCTATTGCCAGAGGTCGCAAGCGCGGCCGAAGAAGCCGAGCACCGCGTGTTGACCAGCACCCGCGATGGCAAGTACGTCGAGGCGTTCGAGTTCACCAACCGCGACACGGCCTACGGCGGCGACAAGCCCTGGTCGATTCGCAAGACAATGCTGCACGGCGGCAAGCAAGCAGGGGTCGAGCTACTCACGATCGACAACGGCGTGCTGAAGATCACGCTGATTCCAACGCGCGGCATGAGCATTCTGGACGTGCGGCGCGGCAATTTGCGGCTGGGCTGGAACTCGCCGGTCAAGGAAGTCGTGCATCCCAAGTTCATCGACCTGGAAAGCCGCGGCGGCCTGGGCTGGCTCGAAGGCTTCAACGAATGGATGGTCCGCTGTGGGCTCGAGTTCGCCGGCCATCCGGGGCGCGACGTGTTCGTCGACAACACCGGCGCAACGTCGGAAATGACGCTGACGCTGCACGGCAAAATTGGCAACATTCCAGCGTCGGAGGTCGAAGTGCTGGTCGATCGCGCGCCGCCGCATCGCCTGCGCGTCCGCGGCACGGTGAACGAACGCTGCTTCTTTGGGCCGAAGCTCGAATTGGTGACGGAAGTGTCGACCGAGCCGGGCTCGGACACCTTTCGCATCGACGACGCGGTCACGAATCATGGCAGCGGTTCGCAGGAGTTCCAGTTGATCTACCATGTGAACTACGGCGCGCCGCTGTTGGAGCGGGGGGCCACGGTGGTCGCCGCCTTGGACCGCGTGGCGCCGATGAATGACAACGCCGCCAAGGCGATCGACGGCTTTGCCACCTATGCCGGGCCGACGCCGGGCTTTGTCGAGCAGGTCTACCTGGCCCATCCACGCGCCGACAGCAACGGGCGCACGATGGCCATGTTGCGCAACGCCGCCGGTGACCAGGCGGCGTCGATGGCGTGGTCGGTCACGGAGCTGCCATACCTGACCATCTGGAAGAACACCGCGGCGGCCGCGGATGGATATGTCACGGGGCTCGAGCCCGCGACTGGGTTCCCATTCAACCGAGGTGTCGAACGCAAGGCGGGCAGGCTGCCCAAGCTGGCCGCCGGTGAAACGCGCCGGTTCAAGATCGACTGTGGCTGGCACGTCGGCAGCGCCGCGGTGCAAGGGGCCGCGCGGCAGATCGCGGCGATTGCCGGCAGTGCCGAGACCGTTGTCGAGCGGACGCCGCCGGCGCTGAAATAA
- a CDS encoding ABC transporter permease yields MAESMMTLVLLLLCGVLTVVTWQEQTLTGPPAAESLAATIKDASSAERQNVLIVVRDTPAERAQATIIAEQLETRGLKVAGQIAASPRAAYQEIANRLADGAKIDFVATTDATYRWGIFERLADEQAAFKSATIIRPATQAGSRFLTTSNLLNITSQIVVIAILSIGMTMVVITAGIDLSVGALIAVSAVTCTLLIRDYGGGVDVTNLGITVCALAAIALCAAVGAFNGLMITRFRVPPFIVTLSTMLIARGLAQRLSDGQSIDRVPERFGALGLDRDVLGLPNSVLLMVALYAIAHWLMTRTVFGRYVYAVGGNKEAARLSGVPVDRVLLVVYVVCGALAGLGGIVMASQLRSGAPTYGQVYELYVIAAVVVGGTSLNGGQGRIFETLVGALIIAVINNGMNLLGVKGDMQGIVLGAVILAAVVIDRMRKE; encoded by the coding sequence ATGGCCGAATCAATGATGACGCTGGTGCTGCTGCTGTTGTGCGGCGTGTTGACCGTCGTCACCTGGCAGGAGCAAACGCTGACCGGCCCGCCGGCGGCCGAGTCGCTTGCCGCGACGATCAAGGACGCGAGCAGCGCCGAGCGGCAGAACGTGCTGATCGTGGTGCGTGACACGCCCGCCGAACGCGCTCAGGCGACTATAATCGCAGAGCAGTTGGAGACGCGCGGCCTGAAAGTCGCCGGCCAGATCGCGGCATCGCCGCGGGCGGCTTATCAAGAGATCGCTAATCGCCTGGCCGACGGAGCAAAGATCGATTTCGTGGCCACGACCGATGCCACGTATCGCTGGGGTATCTTCGAGCGCCTGGCCGACGAGCAAGCGGCTTTCAAATCGGCCACGATCATCCGCCCGGCGACCCAAGCGGGCTCGCGATTCCTGACGACGAGCAACCTGCTGAACATCACCAGCCAGATCGTGGTGATCGCGATTCTGTCAATCGGTATGACGATGGTGGTCATCACCGCTGGCATCGACCTTTCGGTCGGAGCGCTGATCGCCGTTTCGGCAGTCACCTGCACGTTGTTGATACGCGATTACGGTGGCGGAGTGGACGTGACCAATCTGGGGATCACGGTCTGTGCGCTGGCTGCTATTGCTCTGTGCGCCGCGGTGGGGGCGTTTAATGGATTGATGATCACGCGGTTCCGAGTGCCGCCGTTCATTGTCACGTTGTCCACGATGTTGATTGCCCGCGGCCTGGCCCAGCGGCTCAGCGACGGCCAATCGATCGATCGCGTCCCCGAGCGGTTTGGCGCCTTGGGCTTGGACCGCGACGTGCTGGGGTTGCCCAATTCGGTGCTGTTGATGGTCGCGCTCTACGCCATCGCCCACTGGTTGATGACCCGCACCGTGTTCGGCCGGTACGTCTATGCGGTTGGCGGCAACAAAGAAGCGGCCCGGCTGTCGGGTGTGCCGGTCGATCGGGTGCTGCTGGTGGTCTATGTCGTCTGCGGCGCGTTGGCCGGACTGGGCGGGATTGTGATGGCTTCGCAATTGCGCAGCGGCGCTCCGACCTATGGGCAAGTGTACGAGTTGTACGTCATTGCCGCGGTCGTTGTCGGTGGCACGTCGCTCAACGGCGGCCAGGGACGAATCTTTGAAACCCTGGTCGGCGCGCTGATCATCGCCGTCATCAACAACGGTATGAATCTGCTCGGCGTGAAAGGCGACATGCAAGGAATCGTACTCGGCGCGGTCATCCTGGCCGCGGTCGTCATCGATCGAATGCGAAAAGAGTAG
- a CDS encoding sugar ABC transporter ATP-binding protein: MNATAAPATAPLLELRGIRKEFPGVLALDGVSLDLNEGEVLALLGENGAGKSTLIKTIGGAHRPDQGEIRIRGQRVDIADPAQSARAGIAIIYQEFNLIPHLSVRENLFLGRERARLGWVDRRAERHMTEQLFARLGALIDPDTPCYRLSVAQQQLVEIAKALLLDARVLVMDEPTAPLTPQEVGALFTLMRELRSQGIGIVFISHRLDEIYEIADRVTVLRDGRNVSTHRTGEVSREQLIAEMVGRSLDAEYPTRSVPIGAPLLEVAGLSDGERIRDVSFNIRRGEVVALTGLVGSGRTETARLIFGADRRSAGTIRLNGRQLDIRQPRDAIAAGICLLTEDRKQQGLILGQSVLENFGLPNLRRFSRAGVIGRGGERQAFNRYVEQLRIKIPHVRQLAKNLSGGNQQKVVLAKWLEANSEVLLFDEPTRGIDVGAKYEIYLLMNQLAAQGKGILMISSELPEVLGMADRILVMHEGRIAGEITDARQATQQQIMKLAVQ; the protein is encoded by the coding sequence ATGAACGCCACCGCCGCGCCGGCCACCGCACCGCTGCTCGAACTGCGCGGCATTCGCAAGGAATTTCCCGGCGTGTTGGCGCTCGACGGGGTCAGTCTCGACCTCAACGAGGGGGAAGTCCTGGCGCTGTTGGGGGAAAACGGCGCTGGCAAGAGCACGCTGATCAAGACGATCGGCGGGGCGCACCGCCCCGACCAGGGCGAGATTCGCATCCGTGGCCAGCGCGTCGACATTGCCGACCCGGCCCAGTCAGCGCGAGCTGGCATCGCGATCATTTATCAAGAGTTCAATCTGATTCCGCACCTTTCGGTGCGCGAGAACCTGTTCCTGGGGCGCGAACGTGCCCGCCTGGGTTGGGTCGACCGCCGGGCTGAACGTCACATGACCGAGCAATTGTTCGCACGCCTGGGCGCGCTGATCGATCCCGACACGCCGTGTTATCGCTTGTCGGTCGCCCAGCAACAGTTGGTCGAGATTGCTAAGGCGTTGCTGTTGGACGCCCGGGTGCTGGTGATGGACGAGCCGACCGCGCCGCTGACGCCGCAAGAGGTCGGGGCGTTGTTCACGCTGATGCGCGAGCTGCGCAGCCAGGGAATCGGCATTGTCTTCATCAGTCACCGCTTGGACGAGATTTACGAAATCGCCGATCGGGTGACCGTTTTACGCGACGGCCGGAATGTCTCGACCCATCGAACCGGCGAGGTGAGCCGCGAGCAATTGATCGCCGAAATGGTCGGCCGCTCGCTCGACGCCGAATACCCAACGCGCAGCGTGCCGATCGGCGCGCCGCTGCTGGAAGTTGCTGGGCTTTCCGACGGCGAGCGAATTCGAGATGTGTCGTTCAACATTCGCCGTGGCGAGGTGGTCGCGCTGACCGGGCTGGTCGGCTCCGGGAGAACCGAAACGGCGCGATTGATCTTCGGCGCCGACCGGCGCAGCGCCGGGACGATTCGCCTCAATGGCCGGCAGCTCGACATTCGCCAGCCGCGCGACGCCATTGCGGCGGGAATCTGCCTGTTGACGGAGGATCGCAAGCAGCAAGGGTTGATCCTCGGCCAGTCAGTGCTCGAGAACTTCGGCCTGCCGAACCTGCGCCGTTTTAGCCGGGCCGGCGTCATTGGTCGCGGCGGCGAGCGGCAGGCGTTCAACCGCTATGTCGAGCAACTGCGGATCAAGATTCCCCACGTGCGGCAGTTGGCCAAGAACCTGTCGGGGGGCAACCAGCAGAAAGTCGTGCTGGCCAAATGGCTGGAAGCCAATAGCGAAGTGTTACTGTTCGACGAGCCGACGCGCGGCATCGATGTGGGCGCGAAATACGAGATCTACTTGTTGATGAACCAATTGGCCGCGCAGGGGAAAGGCATCTTGATGATCAGCAGCGAGTTGCCCGAGGTGCTGGGGATGGCCGATCGAATTCTAGTGATGCACGAAGGGCGAATTGCCGGCGAGATCACCGACGCGCGGCAAGCCACGCAACAACAGATCATGAAACTGGCGGTGCAATGA
- a CDS encoding acetylxylan esterase encodes MVHDYYVDQLREFERRNLARLAALQTKADAEAYVADVRAKIARCFGPQPERTPLNPRITGTLDRDTYRVEKVVFESRPQFFVTANLYLPKNLKGPAPAVVGACGHSANGKVFEAYQSFSQGLVRQGYVALIFDPMGQGERLQLPDENLKPRVNAGTGEHLMVGNQQFLVGEFFGAWRAWDGVRALDYLLTREEVDPRHVGVTGSSGGGTETAWLCGVDQRWTMAAPSSFITTFRRNLENELPGDTEQLPPRVLAEGLDHADFMAAIAPKPIVILAQEQDFFDVRGSIEAVTRLKRLYSLLGASPDDVSLYIGPGGHGYSADAREAMYKCFNRACGREATAPESTLKIETDADLYCTPRGQIADLKNKPITAFTREKAEQLARARSTVARSKLRGAVTDVLKLDARQGVPEFRILRPRRGVDHLLPWSAMYTIETEPGIEAIVYRLMDKPSYSRPPVQANRAILYIAGESSDAELRGEPLIRELVKADSDATLYTCDVRGLGESRPNTVNDTAYASAYGSDYMYAGYAQMFDRPYLGRRTHDVLCVLDWLRTFGHVDVHLVGRGYGALPAAFAALLHGNVTQVTLKNAPASYQQIASVDLYKWPLSAFLPNVLAHFDLPDVYRELQAKKLQLLEPWNVDCRPA; translated from the coding sequence CGAAGCTTACGTGGCCGACGTGCGGGCCAAGATCGCACGCTGCTTCGGTCCACAGCCCGAGCGAACGCCGCTCAACCCGCGCATTACTGGCACGCTCGACCGTGACACCTATCGGGTCGAAAAAGTCGTCTTCGAAAGCCGGCCGCAGTTCTTCGTGACGGCCAATTTGTATCTCCCCAAGAACCTGAAGGGGCCCGCGCCGGCGGTCGTCGGCGCCTGCGGCCACTCGGCAAACGGTAAGGTGTTCGAGGCGTACCAGTCCTTCTCGCAAGGGCTCGTGCGCCAGGGCTACGTCGCGCTGATCTTCGACCCGATGGGGCAGGGGGAGCGGCTGCAGTTGCCCGACGAGAACCTGAAGCCGCGCGTGAACGCTGGCACGGGCGAGCACCTGATGGTCGGCAATCAACAATTTCTGGTCGGCGAGTTTTTCGGCGCGTGGCGGGCTTGGGATGGCGTTCGGGCGCTCGATTACTTGCTGACGCGTGAAGAAGTCGATCCGCGCCACGTCGGCGTCACCGGTAGCTCGGGCGGCGGGACCGAAACGGCCTGGCTGTGCGGCGTGGATCAGCGTTGGACCATGGCTGCCCCGAGCAGCTTCATCACTACGTTCCGCCGCAATTTGGAGAACGAGCTTCCCGGCGACACCGAGCAGTTGCCGCCGCGTGTACTGGCCGAGGGGCTAGACCACGCCGACTTCATGGCCGCGATTGCACCGAAGCCAATCGTCATTCTGGCCCAAGAGCAAGACTTCTTCGACGTCCGTGGCTCGATCGAGGCCGTGACGCGTCTCAAGCGATTGTACTCGCTGCTCGGCGCGTCGCCCGATGATGTGTCGCTGTACATCGGCCCAGGCGGCCACGGCTATAGCGCCGACGCTCGCGAGGCGATGTACAAGTGCTTCAATCGAGCCTGCGGCCGCGAAGCAACGGCACCCGAATCGACACTCAAGATCGAAACGGACGCCGACCTGTACTGCACGCCGCGTGGACAGATTGCCGACCTCAAGAACAAGCCCATTACTGCATTCACGCGAGAGAAGGCCGAGCAGTTGGCCCGTGCGCGGAGCACGGTGGCGAGGAGCAAGCTACGCGGCGCGGTGACCGACGTGCTTAAGCTCGACGCGCGGCAGGGCGTGCCCGAGTTTCGTATCCTGCGCCCGCGGCGCGGCGTCGACCATCTGCTCCCCTGGTCGGCGATGTACACCATCGAGACCGAGCCGGGGATCGAAGCGATCGTTTACCGGCTGATGGACAAGCCGTCCTATTCGCGCCCACCGGTCCAGGCGAATCGCGCCATTCTGTACATCGCTGGCGAGAGCAGCGACGCCGAGTTGCGCGGCGAGCCGCTGATTCGCGAGCTGGTCAAAGCCGACAGCGATGCCACGCTCTATACGTGCGACGTGCGCGGCCTGGGTGAGTCGCGTCCCAACACGGTGAACGACACCGCTTACGCCTCGGCCTATGGCAGCGACTACATGTACGCCGGCTATGCCCAGATGTTCGATCGGCCGTACTTGGGGCGGCGGACGCACGACGTGCTGTGCGTGCTCGACTGGCTGCGCACCTTTGGCCACGTCGATGTCCACCTGGTCGGGCGCGGCTACGGCGCGCTGCCGGCGGCATTCGCGGCCTTGCTGCACGGGAACGTCACGCAGGTGACGCTCAAGAACGCGCCGGCGTCATATCAACAGATCGCGTCGGTCGATCTTTACAAGTGGCCGCTGTCGGCATTTCTGCCCAACGTCTTGGCTCATTTCGACCTGCCCGACGTGTACCGCGAGTTGCAGGCCAAGAAGCTGCAACTGCTCGAACCGTGGAATGTGGATTGTCGGCCGGCGTGA
- the aroE gene encoding shikimate dehydrogenase, whose product MARNFLSPLTGSFAQPAAENPTVAMIEAAYRHHRLDWRYINCEVPPEKLADAVRGARAMNWAGFNCSLPHKVAVIALLDGLGESATIMGAVNCAVRRDGKYIGENTDGKGFLASLKETIDPAGKTLVLLGAGGAARAIAVETALAGVKRMIVVNRSAERGQQLVDLINAKTPAKAELTLWQGDYRAPEGTDIVVNATSIGLFPDLEARVPLDLTSLARGTVVADVIPNPPHTRLIREAREHGCRVIDGLGMLVNQGVISIKYWTGIDADPGVMRGELEEIFGV is encoded by the coding sequence ATGGCTCGCAACTTTCTCAGTCCGCTGACCGGCTCGTTCGCCCAGCCCGCCGCCGAAAACCCGACCGTGGCGATGATCGAAGCGGCCTATCGCCACCACCGGCTCGACTGGCGCTATATCAATTGTGAAGTGCCCCCCGAGAAACTGGCCGACGCCGTGCGCGGCGCCCGGGCCATGAACTGGGCTGGTTTCAATTGCTCGCTGCCGCACAAGGTGGCGGTGATCGCGCTCTTGGACGGGCTGGGAGAGTCGGCGACGATCATGGGGGCGGTCAATTGCGCCGTGCGGCGCGACGGCAAGTACATCGGCGAGAACACCGACGGCAAGGGCTTCCTCGCTTCGCTGAAAGAGACGATCGACCCGGCGGGCAAAACGCTGGTGCTGCTGGGGGCCGGCGGCGCGGCCCGGGCGATCGCGGTCGAGACGGCTTTGGCCGGAGTCAAGCGGATGATCGTCGTCAATCGCTCGGCCGAGCGTGGTCAGCAACTGGTCGATCTGATCAATGCCAAGACGCCGGCCAAAGCCGAGCTGACCCTTTGGCAAGGGGACTATCGCGCGCCCGAGGGAACCGACATCGTCGTGAACGCGACGTCGATCGGGCTGTTTCCCGACCTCGAGGCGCGCGTGCCGCTTGACCTGACGTCGCTAGCGCGTGGCACGGTCGTGGCCGACGTGATTCCCAACCCGCCCCACACGCGCTTGATTCGCGAAGCCCGCGAGCACGGCTGCCGAGTGATCGACGGGCTGGGGATGCTGGTGAATCAAGGAGTGATCAGCATCAAGTATTGGACCGGCATCGACGCCGACCCGGGCGTGATGCGCGGCGAGCTGGAAGAGATCTTCGGCGTCTGA
- a CDS encoding oxidoreductase, with product MFTEASLLWIGRAVIVAPMALLAMLGLPSLIGKSLSERAIHRCVQIAVSLGLLASVAMLDGMLLLGTEHVVIDFGDWVSIPHFHFHVNFVFDRLSVPFVIMCFLLCGIVGAFANRYMHRERGFSRFFVFYALFLLGCVMTTLANTIETLFTGWELVGLSSALLVAFFHERLLPVRNGLRVWAIYRVSDAALLVASVVLHHTAAQGDFDGLFGTGVWPEGQSVLDPSQAFWVGLLVLIAAAGKSALVPFSGWLPRAMEGPTPSSAVFYGALSVHLGAYLLLRVSPILQQSPLLCVLVVAVGLITAVFASFTGRVQTDIKCALVFASLTQVGIIVAEIGLGWHYLALIHIIGHACLRTLQFIRAPTLLHDYRTLENAIGGRLGQTSRLKLSWWERLVGERTRRWFYRLALERGYLDVWLNIGVVDRVLSAFAWCDRLERRWTDFLSGGTPTEPIHVEHPSSTIDELLAE from the coding sequence ATGTTCACCGAAGCGTCACTCCTCTGGATAGGCCGCGCCGTCATTGTCGCGCCGATGGCGTTGCTGGCGATGTTGGGGCTCCCTTCCTTGATTGGCAAGTCGCTGTCCGAGCGAGCGATTCATCGTTGTGTGCAGATTGCCGTTTCGCTTGGCTTGTTGGCGTCGGTGGCGATGCTCGACGGGATGTTGCTGTTGGGCACCGAGCACGTGGTGATCGACTTTGGCGATTGGGTGTCGATCCCGCACTTTCACTTTCACGTGAACTTCGTCTTCGACCGGTTGTCGGTGCCGTTCGTGATCATGTGTTTCTTGCTGTGTGGCATCGTGGGCGCTTTCGCCAACCGGTACATGCACCGCGAGCGAGGGTTCAGCCGGTTCTTCGTCTTTTACGCGCTGTTCTTGCTGGGCTGCGTGATGACGACGCTGGCCAACACAATCGAGACCTTGTTCACCGGTTGGGAGTTGGTCGGCTTGTCGTCGGCCTTGCTAGTGGCGTTTTTTCACGAGCGACTGTTGCCGGTTCGCAATGGGCTGCGCGTCTGGGCGATTTACCGCGTGTCCGACGCCGCCTTATTGGTGGCCTCGGTTGTGTTGCATCACACCGCGGCCCAAGGGGACTTTGACGGGCTGTTCGGCACCGGAGTCTGGCCCGAGGGACAGTCGGTGCTCGATCCGTCCCAGGCGTTCTGGGTCGGGCTGCTGGTGTTGATCGCCGCGGCCGGCAAGTCGGCCTTGGTGCCGTTCTCGGGCTGGTTGCCACGAGCGATGGAAGGCCCCACTCCGTCGAGCGCCGTCTTCTATGGCGCGCTGTCGGTGCATCTGGGCGCGTATCTACTATTGCGCGTCAGTCCGATTCTTCAGCAATCGCCGTTGCTGTGCGTGCTGGTGGTGGCGGTCGGCTTGATTACCGCGGTGTTCGCTTCCTTTACCGGCCGCGTACAGACCGATATCAAGTGCGCCTTGGTGTTCGCCTCGCTGACCCAAGTGGGGATCATCGTGGCCGAAATCGGCCTCGGCTGGCACTACCTGGCGCTGATCCACATCATCGGCCACGCCTGCTTGCGGACGCTGCAATTCATCCGAGCGCCGACGCTGCTGCACGATTATCGCACGCTCGAAAACGCCATCGGCGGCCGCCTGGGACAGACGTCGCGTCTCAAACTTTCCTGGTGGGAACGCCTGGTCGGCGAGCGGACTCGCCGCTGGTTTTATCGCTTGGCGCTGGAACGTGGCTATCTCGACGTCTGGCTCAATATCGGCGTGGTCGACAGGGTGCTCAGCGCGTTCGCCTGGTGCGACCGGCTGGAGCGGCGCTGGACGGACTTCCTCTCGGGTGGCACTCCAACCGAGCCGATCCACGTGGAACATCCCAGTAGCACGATTGACGAATTGTTGGCCGAATAA